A single region of the Pseudomonas sp. PDM14 genome encodes:
- the lptG gene encoding LPS export ABC transporter permease LptG gives MLRLDRYIGSSVFYAILAVLGIIVGLALLFAFIDELGDVSDTYGTFEALIYVLLTLPRRLYEMLPMAALIGCLIGLGTLASNSELTIMRAAGVSVGRIVWAVMKPMLVLMLAGVLIGEYVAPWTENLAQASRSMAQGSGEAQSSKRGLWHRQGHEYVHINAVQPNGRLYGVTRYQFDDQRHMLSASFAKRAVYQGDHWQLEDVATTHFRDRTTEVEELDNERWDIELNPQLLGTVVMEPEALSMTGLWRYIHYLAAQGLNNGSYWLAFWTKVLQPLVTAALVLMAISFIFGPLRSVTLGQRIFTGVLVGFVFRIAQDLLGPSSLVFGFSPLLAVLVPALICGLAGVVLLRRAA, from the coding sequence ATGCTCAGGCTTGATCGCTACATCGGTAGCAGTGTGTTCTACGCGATCCTCGCGGTGCTGGGGATCATCGTCGGCCTGGCGCTGCTGTTCGCCTTCATCGACGAGCTGGGCGATGTCAGCGATACCTATGGCACCTTCGAGGCGCTGATCTATGTGTTGCTGACCCTGCCGCGCCGGCTCTACGAGATGCTGCCGATGGCGGCGCTGATCGGCTGCCTGATCGGCCTCGGCACCCTGGCCAGCAACAGTGAGCTGACCATCATGCGCGCCGCCGGGGTTTCGGTCGGGCGCATCGTCTGGGCGGTGATGAAACCGATGCTGGTGCTGATGCTGGCCGGCGTGCTGATCGGTGAGTACGTGGCGCCCTGGACCGAGAACCTGGCCCAGGCCAGCCGCTCCATGGCCCAAGGCAGCGGGGAGGCACAAAGCTCCAAGCGCGGCCTGTGGCACCGTCAGGGCCACGAGTACGTGCACATCAACGCCGTGCAGCCCAACGGTCGCCTGTACGGCGTGACCCGCTACCAGTTCGACGACCAGCGCCACATGCTCTCGGCCAGCTTCGCCAAGCGCGCCGTCTACCAGGGCGATCACTGGCAGCTGGAAGACGTCGCCACCACCCACTTCCGTGATCGCACCACCGAGGTGGAAGAGCTCGACAACGAGCGTTGGGACATCGAACTCAACCCGCAACTGCTCGGCACCGTGGTCATGGAGCCGGAAGCGCTGTCGATGACCGGGCTGTGGCGCTACATCCACTACCTCGCTGCGCAGGGGCTGAACAACGGCAGCTACTGGCTGGCGTTCTGGACCAAGGTCCTGCAGCCGCTGGTGACCGCCGCGCTGGTGCTGATGGCGATTTCCTTCATCTTCGGCCCACTGCGCTCGGTGACCCTGGGCCAGCGTATCTTCACCGGCGTGCTGGTGGGCTTCGTGTTCCGCATCGCCCAGGACCTGCTCGGTCCGTCGAGCCTGGTGTTCGGCTTCTCGCCGCTGCTGGCGGTGCTGGTACCGGCGCTGATCTGTGGCCTGGCCGGGGTGGTGTTGCTGCGTCGCGCTGCCTGA
- the lptF gene encoding LPS export ABC transporter permease LptF, with amino-acid sequence MIVFRYLSRELLLTLSAVSAVLLVIIMSGRFIKYLAQAAQGLLDPGVLFMIMGFRLPGFLQLILPLGLFLGILLAYGRLYLDSEMTVLSATGMSHKRLLAYTMAPAALVAALVAWLSLGLAPQGVAEVTRIFNQQDALTEFDTLVPGRFQAMKDGSRVTYTEALSEDRGQLSGVFISEKRLRVDNNDKGKKKEPGIAVLVAESGRQEIQTDGSRYLILENGYRYDGNPGQADYRAIKYDTYGVLLPKPAVSSEIGEREAIPTRELIGSDNPRHQAELQWRLSIPLLVFVVTLLAVPLARVNPRQGRFLKLLPAILLYMAYLALLIGARGQLDKGKIPQDLGLWWVHGLFLLIGLGLFFWTPLQLKLASRRAGKEMAHAQA; translated from the coding sequence TTGATCGTCTTCCGTTATCTCTCGCGCGAATTGCTGCTGACCCTCAGTGCAGTCAGCGCCGTGCTGCTCGTCATCATCATGAGCGGCCGCTTCATCAAGTACCTGGCGCAGGCTGCGCAGGGGCTGCTGGACCCGGGCGTGCTGTTCATGATCATGGGCTTTCGGCTGCCTGGCTTCCTGCAGCTGATCCTGCCGCTGGGGCTGTTCCTCGGCATCCTGCTGGCCTATGGCCGTCTTTATCTCGACAGCGAGATGACCGTGCTGTCGGCCACCGGCATGAGCCACAAACGTCTGCTGGCCTACACCATGGCGCCTGCCGCGCTGGTAGCCGCGCTGGTTGCCTGGCTCAGCCTCGGCCTGGCACCACAGGGTGTCGCCGAAGTGACGCGGATCTTCAACCAGCAGGATGCCCTCACCGAATTCGACACCCTGGTGCCGGGTCGCTTCCAGGCGATGAAGGACGGCTCGCGGGTGACCTACACCGAGGCGCTGTCCGAGGACCGCGGCCAGTTGTCCGGTGTGTTCATTTCCGAGAAGCGCCTGCGTGTCGACAACAACGACAAGGGCAAGAAGAAGGAGCCGGGCATTGCCGTGCTGGTCGCCGAGAGCGGTCGCCAGGAGATCCAGACCGACGGCAGTCGCTACCTGATTCTGGAGAACGGTTACCGCTACGACGGCAACCCTGGCCAGGCCGACTACCGTGCGATCAAGTACGACACCTACGGCGTGCTGCTGCCCAAGCCGGCAGTGAGCAGCGAGATCGGCGAGCGCGAGGCGATCCCGACCCGTGAACTGATCGGCAGCGACAACCCGCGCCATCAGGCCGAGCTGCAGTGGCGCCTGTCGATTCCGTTGCTGGTGTTCGTCGTCACCCTGCTGGCCGTGCCGCTGGCGCGGGTCAATCCACGCCAGGGGCGCTTCCTCAAACTGCTCCCGGCGATTCTTCTGTACATGGCTTACCTGGCGCTGCTGATCGGCGCCCGCGGGCAGCTGGACAAGGGCAAGATTCCCCAAGACCTGGGCCTCTGGTGGGTGCATGGCCTGTTCCTGCTGATCGGTCTGGGGCTGTTCTTCTGGACCCCGTTGCAACTCAAGCTGGCGAGTCGCCGCGCAGGCAAGGAGATGGCTCATGCTCAGGCTTGA
- a CDS encoding leucyl aminopeptidase — protein MEFLVKSVRPETLKTATLVVAIGEGRKLGVAAKAVDEASGGAISALLKRGDIAGKPGQTLLLHSLPNLKAERVLLVGSGKGELSDRQFRKLVASVHGVLKGLGGSDAVLALGELQVKSRDAYGKARLLVETLADGGYVFDQFKSKKAEPKALKKLTLIADKAELADVERGSLHARAIATGMAFTKDLGNLPPNLCHPSYLAEEAKALAKAHKNLKVEILDEKKLKELGAGAFLAVAQGSDQPPRMIVLQYTGGKKDEKPFALVGKGITFDTGGISIKPAASMDEMKYDMCGAASVFGTLRAVLELQLPINLVCLLACAENMPSGGATRPGDIVTTMSGQTVEILNTDAEGRLVLCDTLTYAERFKPQAVIDIATLTGACIVALGSNVSGLMGNDDALVQQILQAGLNADDRAWQLPLYDEYQEQLDSPFADIANIGGPKAGTITAGCFLSRFAKSYKWAHLDIAGTAWISGGKDKGATGRPVPMLTQYLLDRSKV, from the coding sequence ATGGAATTCCTTGTCAAAAGCGTTCGCCCGGAAACCCTGAAGACCGCCACCCTGGTCGTCGCCATCGGCGAAGGACGTAAACTCGGTGTTGCGGCCAAGGCCGTGGACGAAGCCAGCGGCGGCGCCATCAGTGCCCTGCTCAAGCGCGGCGACATCGCCGGCAAGCCGGGCCAGACCCTGCTCCTGCACAGCCTGCCGAACCTCAAGGCCGAGCGCGTGCTGCTGGTCGGCAGCGGCAAGGGCGAGCTGTCTGACCGTCAGTTCCGCAAGTTGGTTGCATCGGTGCATGGCGTGCTCAAAGGCCTCGGCGGTAGCGATGCGGTGCTGGCCCTGGGCGAACTGCAGGTCAAGTCGCGTGACGCCTACGGCAAGGCGCGCCTGCTGGTGGAAACCCTGGCCGATGGCGGCTACGTGTTCGACCAGTTCAAGAGCAAGAAGGCCGAACCCAAGGCGCTGAAGAAACTCACCCTGATCGCCGACAAGGCCGAGCTGGCCGATGTCGAGCGTGGCAGCCTGCATGCCCGCGCCATCGCCACCGGCATGGCCTTCACCAAGGACCTCGGCAACCTGCCGCCGAACCTCTGCCACCCGAGCTACCTGGCGGAAGAAGCCAAGGCCCTGGCCAAGGCGCACAAGAACCTCAAGGTCGAGATCCTCGACGAGAAGAAGCTCAAGGAACTCGGTGCCGGCGCCTTCCTCGCCGTGGCCCAGGGCAGCGACCAGCCGCCACGGATGATCGTGCTGCAGTACACCGGCGGCAAGAAGGACGAAAAACCCTTCGCCCTGGTCGGCAAGGGCATCACCTTCGACACCGGCGGTATCAGCATCAAACCGGCCGCCAGCATGGACGAAATGAAGTACGACATGTGCGGCGCCGCCAGCGTGTTCGGCACCCTGCGCGCCGTGCTCGAACTGCAACTGCCGATCAACCTGGTGTGCCTGTTGGCCTGCGCCGAGAACATGCCGAGCGGCGGCGCCACCCGCCCCGGTGACATCGTCACCACCATGAGCGGGCAGACTGTGGAAATCCTCAACACCGACGCCGAAGGCCGCCTGGTGCTGTGCGACACCCTGACCTATGCCGAGCGCTTCAAGCCGCAGGCGGTGATCGACATCGCCACCCTCACCGGCGCCTGCATCGTCGCCCTGGGCAGCAATGTCTCCGGCCTGATGGGCAACGACGATGCGCTGGTTCAGCAGATCCTGCAGGCCGGTCTGAATGCCGACGACCGCGCCTGGCAACTGCCGCTGTACGACGAGTACCAGGAGCAGCTCGACAGCCCGTTCGCCGACATCGCCAACATCGGCGGGCCGAAGGCCGGCACCATCACCGCCGGCTGCTTCCTCTCGCGCTTCGCCAAGAGCTACAAGTGGGCGCACCTGGACATCGCCGGTACCGCCTGGATCAGCGGCGGCAAGGACAAGGGCGCCACCGGCCGCCCGGTACCGATGCTGACCCAGTACCTGCTGGACCGCAGCAAGGTCTGA
- a CDS encoding DNA polymerase III subunit chi: protein MRVEFYVLSSSNPADRLRAACQLALKAWRAGMPVFVRAADQAQGEALDALLWSFRTESFVPHNLHSDDAQAPVVIGIDETPAKSQGLLINLHPQLSAQLAQFSRVIEIVNQEPQLLALSRENFKLYRQQGFAPQRVEL, encoded by the coding sequence ATGCGCGTCGAGTTCTACGTTCTCTCCTCCAGCAACCCGGCCGACCGCCTGCGCGCCGCCTGCCAGCTCGCGCTCAAGGCCTGGCGTGCCGGCATGCCGGTGTTCGTTCGCGCAGCCGATCAGGCGCAGGGCGAGGCGCTGGATGCGCTGCTGTGGAGCTTTCGCACGGAAAGCTTCGTGCCGCACAACCTGCACAGCGACGATGCGCAGGCTCCAGTGGTGATCGGCATCGACGAAACCCCGGCCAAAAGCCAGGGCTTGCTGATCAATCTGCACCCGCAACTGTCCGCGCAACTGGCGCAGTTCAGCAGGGTGATCGAGATCGTCAACCAGGAGCCACAGCTGCTGGCACTGTCTCGCGAGAACTTCAAACTGTACCGCCAGCAGGGCTTCGCCCCCCAGCGCGTCGAACTTTGA
- a CDS encoding DNA polymerase III subunit chi gives MDSSKPSKPAHLLDDLEAIRQLLEKDQLEPPLLTESLDDDLQIPLLSDIVEPAPQTASVPPPAPSIAPLPYPVRPAAAVPATMVPATVAPAVAPAPPHPAPSIASSVQESVLNRSRLDAELRAAAQLILQDVIDDFVPQIEAELKRRLDARLDRLIKAPKT, from the coding sequence ATGGACAGCTCCAAACCTTCCAAGCCCGCCCACCTGCTGGACGACCTCGAAGCCATCCGCCAGCTGCTGGAAAAGGATCAGCTCGAGCCGCCGCTGCTGACCGAATCACTGGACGACGACCTGCAGATTCCGCTGCTTTCCGACATCGTCGAGCCAGCGCCGCAGACCGCCAGCGTGCCACCGCCAGCCCCGAGCATCGCGCCGCTGCCCTACCCGGTGCGCCCGGCTGCAGCAGTGCCCGCCACCATGGTGCCAGCAACAGTGGCGCCGGCAGTTGCACCAGCGCCGCCCCACCCCGCTCCGAGCATCGCCAGCAGCGTGCAGGAAAGCGTGCTCAACCGCAGCCGCCTGGACGCCGAACTGCGCGCCGCCGCGCAACTGATCCTGCAGGACGTGATCGACGATTTCGTGCCGCAGATCGAAGCCGAACTGAAACGTCGCCTCGACGCTCGTCTCGACCGCCTGATCAAGGCGCCGAAAACCTGA
- a CDS encoding valine--tRNA ligase codes for MDKTYQPHAIETALYENWEANNYFAPQGSGEPYTIMIPPPNVTGSLHMGHGFNNSIMDCLIRFRRMQGRNTLWQPGTDHAGIATQMVVERQLAADGIGRHDLGREKFLEKVWEWKEQSGGTITRQIRRLGSSVDWSRERFTMDEGLSEAVKEAFVRLHQDGLIYRGKRLVNWDTKFHTAISDLEVENHDEKGHLWNLRYPLADGNKTADGKDYLIVATTRPETMLGDSAVAVHPEDERYKALIGTFVELPLVGRRIPIIADDYCDPEFGTGCVKITPAHDFNDYEVGKRHNLPLLNIFDKNAAVLAKAQVFNIDGSVNSELDGSLPAEYAGLDRFVARKQIVAAFEAAGLLESIDDHALKVPKGDRSGTVIEPWLTDQWYVSTKPLAEKAIAVVESGEIQFVPKQYENMYFSWMRDIQDWCISRQLWWGHRIPAWYDDAGNVYVGRDEAEVRATHNLGDANLRQDEDVLDTWFSSGLWTFSTLGWPQQTDFLKTFHPTDVLVTGFDIIFFWVARMIMLSTHLTGQIPFKTVYVHGLVRDAQGQKMSKSKGNVLDPLDIVDGIELDALLEKRTSGMMQPKLADKIAKQTKTEFPDGIAAYGTDALRFTNLALASTGRDIKFDMGRVEGYRNFCNKLWNAANFVIENTDDKDTGVNGEAVDLSPVDRWIISALQRCEQDVTRHLDAFRFDMAAQALYEFIWDEYCAWYLELVKPVLWDENAPAERQRGTRRTLVRVLEVILRLAHPFMPFITEEIWQRIKGQAGISGETIMLQAWPVANESRIDAAAEGDIEWVKQLMLGVRQIRGEMKISMAKRIDIIVQNANAEDLRRLADFEPLLSKLAKLESVRVLAAGEEAPMSATALVGEMQVLVPMAGLIDKDAELARLDKEIQRLDGEVKRVGGKLSNEGFVAKAPAEVLDKERAKLAEAEQALTKLVEQREKIANL; via the coding sequence ATGGACAAGACCTACCAGCCCCACGCCATCGAAACCGCCCTGTACGAGAACTGGGAAGCGAACAACTACTTCGCCCCGCAAGGTTCCGGCGAGCCCTACACCATCATGATCCCGCCGCCGAACGTCACCGGCAGCCTGCACATGGGTCACGGCTTCAACAACTCGATCATGGACTGCCTGATCCGCTTCCGCCGCATGCAGGGCCGCAACACCCTGTGGCAGCCGGGCACCGACCACGCGGGCATCGCCACGCAGATGGTGGTCGAGCGCCAGCTGGCCGCCGACGGAATCGGTCGCCACGACCTCGGTCGCGAGAAATTCCTGGAGAAGGTCTGGGAGTGGAAGGAACAGTCCGGCGGCACCATCACCCGGCAGATCCGTCGCCTGGGCTCGTCGGTGGACTGGTCGCGCGAGCGCTTCACCATGGACGAAGGCCTGTCCGAAGCGGTTAAAGAAGCCTTCGTGCGCCTGCACCAGGACGGCCTGATCTACCGCGGCAAGCGCCTGGTCAACTGGGACACCAAGTTCCACACCGCCATCTCCGACCTCGAAGTGGAAAACCACGACGAGAAGGGCCACCTGTGGAACCTGCGCTACCCGCTGGCCGACGGCAACAAGACCGCCGACGGCAAGGACTACCTGATCGTCGCTACCACCCGCCCGGAAACCATGCTCGGCGACAGCGCCGTGGCCGTGCACCCGGAAGACGAGCGCTACAAAGCCCTGATCGGCACCTTCGTCGAACTGCCGCTGGTGGGCCGCCGTATCCCGATCATCGCCGACGACTACTGCGACCCCGAGTTCGGCACCGGCTGCGTGAAGATCACCCCGGCCCACGACTTCAACGACTATGAAGTCGGCAAGCGCCACAACCTGCCGCTGCTCAACATCTTCGACAAGAACGCCGCCGTGCTGGCCAAGGCCCAGGTGTTCAACATCGACGGCAGTGTCAATAGCGAGCTCGACGGTAGCCTGCCGGCCGAATACGCCGGCCTCGACCGTTTCGTCGCGCGCAAGCAGATCGTCGCTGCGTTCGAAGCCGCCGGCCTGCTCGAAAGCATCGACGACCACGCGCTGAAAGTGCCGAAGGGCGACCGCTCCGGCACCGTCATCGAGCCGTGGCTGACCGACCAGTGGTATGTCTCCACCAAGCCACTGGCCGAAAAAGCCATCGCCGTGGTCGAGAGCGGCGAGATCCAGTTCGTACCCAAGCAGTACGAGAACATGTACTTCAGCTGGATGCGTGACATCCAGGACTGGTGCATCAGCCGTCAGCTGTGGTGGGGCCACCGCATCCCGGCCTGGTACGACGACGCCGGCAACGTCTACGTCGGTCGTGACGAGGCGGAAGTTCGCGCCACGCACAACCTCGGCGACGCCAACCTGCGCCAGGACGAAGACGTGCTCGACACCTGGTTCAGCTCCGGCCTGTGGACCTTCTCCACCCTCGGCTGGCCGCAGCAGACCGACTTCCTCAAGACCTTCCACCCCACCGACGTGCTGGTCACCGGTTTCGACATCATCTTCTTCTGGGTCGCCCGGATGATCATGCTGTCCACCCACCTGACCGGGCAGATCCCGTTCAAGACCGTCTACGTCCACGGCCTGGTGCGCGATGCCCAGGGCCAGAAGATGTCCAAGTCCAAGGGCAACGTGCTCGATCCGCTGGATATCGTCGACGGCATCGAACTGGACGCCCTGCTGGAGAAGCGCACCAGCGGCATGATGCAGCCCAAGCTGGCCGATAAGATCGCCAAGCAGACCAAAACCGAGTTCCCGGACGGCATCGCCGCCTACGGCACCGACGCCCTGCGCTTCACCAACCTGGCGCTGGCCTCCACCGGTCGTGACATCAAGTTCGACATGGGCCGCGTCGAGGGTTACCGCAACTTCTGCAACAAGCTGTGGAACGCCGCCAACTTCGTCATCGAGAACACCGATGACAAGGACACTGGCGTCAACGGCGAAGCGGTCGACCTGTCACCGGTGGATCGCTGGATCATCTCCGCCCTGCAGCGCTGCGAGCAGGACGTGACCCGCCACCTCGACGCCTTCCGCTTCGACATGGCCGCGCAAGCCCTGTACGAGTTCATCTGGGACGAGTACTGCGCCTGGTACCTGGAACTGGTCAAGCCCGTGCTGTGGGACGAGAATGCGCCGGCCGAGCGCCAGCGCGGCACCCGCCGCACCCTGGTGCGCGTGCTGGAAGTGATCCTGCGCCTGGCCCACCCGTTCATGCCCTTCATCACCGAAGAGATCTGGCAGCGCATCAAGGGCCAGGCCGGCATCAGCGGCGAGACCATCATGCTGCAAGCCTGGCCGGTGGCGAACGAGAGCCGCATCGACGCTGCCGCCGAAGGCGACATCGAGTGGGTCAAGCAGCTGATGCTCGGCGTACGGCAGATCCGTGGCGAGATGAAGATCTCCATGGCCAAGCGCATCGACATCATCGTGCAGAACGCCAATGCCGAAGACCTGCGCCGCCTGGCCGACTTCGAGCCGCTGCTGAGCAAGCTGGCCAAGCTGGAATCGGTGCGCGTGCTGGCCGCCGGCGAAGAAGCACCGATGTCCGCCACCGCTCTGGTCGGCGAGATGCAGGTGCTGGTGCCGATGGCCGGGCTGATCGACAAGGACGCCGAACTGGCGCGCCTGGACAAGGAAATCCAGCGCCTGGACGGCGAGGTCAAACGCGTCGGCGGCAAGCTGAGCAATGAGGGCTTCGTCGCCAAGGCGCCGGCCGAAGTGCTCGACAAGGAGCGCGCCAAGCTGGCCGAAGCCGAACAGGCGCTGACCAAGCTGGTCGAGCAGCGCGAGAAGATCGCCAACCTGTAA
- a CDS encoding winged helix-turn-helix domain-containing protein — MDVSKTKTSFYRRLYVAWLIDSGTATSVPALIDATGMPRRTAQDTLLALGELDIDCVFEQGAGERNNAGHYVIRDWGAIDKHWVANHLDRIKRLLGYP; from the coding sequence ATGGACGTGAGCAAGACCAAGACCAGTTTCTACCGCCGCCTCTACGTGGCCTGGCTGATCGACAGCGGCACGGCCACCAGCGTACCGGCGCTGATCGACGCCACCGGCATGCCCCGGCGCACCGCCCAGGACACCCTGCTCGCGCTCGGCGAGCTGGATATCGACTGCGTGTTCGAACAGGGCGCCGGCGAGCGCAACAATGCCGGGCACTACGTGATCCGCGACTGGGGCGCCATCGACAAGCACTGGGTCGCCAACCACCTCGACCGGATCAAGCGGCTGCTCGGCTATCCCTGA
- a CDS encoding YbgA family protein, with protein MLDANGHPLKLGISACLLGAEVRYNGGHKESRLCSQVLAEHFEFVAVCPEMAIGLGTPREAIRLVGEPDAPRAVGSRHPELDHSEKLYNFGQRMAAELDDLCGYIFMQKSPSCGLERVKVYQANGYPVEGGGRGLYASAFCRARPDLPVEEDGRLNDPVLRENFLTRVFAYAEWQRLLANGLSRRAITDFHARYKYQLMANNPLQYKALGQLLGNLGQHDPAELGPRYFSQLMAALARCATRGTHSNVLQHLCGYLKNALSPAEKQELNHLIEQYRNGIVPLVVPLTLLKHHFRHHPDHYIARQAYLQPHPENLSLRNAI; from the coding sequence ATGCTCGACGCCAACGGCCACCCCTTGAAACTCGGAATCAGCGCCTGCCTGCTGGGTGCCGAAGTGCGCTACAACGGCGGCCACAAGGAATCGCGCCTGTGTAGCCAGGTGCTCGCCGAGCATTTCGAGTTCGTTGCCGTCTGCCCGGAAATGGCCATCGGCCTCGGTACCCCGCGCGAGGCCATTCGCCTGGTGGGCGAGCCGGATGCACCGCGCGCGGTCGGATCGCGTCATCCCGAGTTGGACCACAGCGAAAAGCTGTACAACTTCGGCCAGCGCATGGCCGCCGAACTGGATGACCTGTGCGGCTACATCTTCATGCAAAAGTCGCCGTCCTGCGGGCTGGAGCGGGTCAAGGTCTACCAGGCCAACGGCTACCCGGTGGAAGGCGGCGGGCGCGGTCTCTACGCCAGCGCGTTCTGCCGCGCGCGTCCGGACCTGCCGGTGGAGGAAGACGGTCGCCTCAACGACCCGGTGCTGCGCGAAAACTTCCTCACCCGCGTATTCGCCTACGCCGAATGGCAGCGCCTACTCGCCAACGGCCTGAGCCGCCGGGCGATCACCGATTTCCATGCGCGCTACAAGTACCAGCTGATGGCCAACAACCCGCTGCAGTACAAGGCGCTCGGCCAACTGCTTGGCAACCTCGGCCAGCATGACCCGGCCGAGCTAGGCCCGCGCTACTTCAGCCAGCTGATGGCCGCCCTGGCCCGCTGCGCCACCCGCGGCACCCACAGCAACGTGCTGCAGCACCTGTGCGGCTATCTGAAGAACGCCCTCAGCCCCGCCGAGAAGCAGGAGCTCAATCACCTGATCGAGCAGTACCGCAACGGCATCGTGCCGCTGGTGGTGCCGCTGACCCTGCTCAAGCACCACTTCCGCCATCACCCGGATCACTACATCGCCCGTCAGGCCTACCTGCAGCCGCATCCGGAAAACCTCAGCCTGCGGAACGCCATCTGA
- a CDS encoding MerR family transcriptional regulator — MNDPLDDYQTALAQGYLPIREVARSTGVNPVTLRAWERRYGLVVPHRTPKGHRLYSREHVARIQAILTWLNRGVAVSQVKELLDSRTPPSPPSGNDWDELQQDLLRAIARQAERQLDDGFNRALAVYPPHTLCAQLLLPMLGELDRRWQGSQIGNQLERVFFYSWLRSKLGTRLYHSNRQQQAAPLLLVNASAQPLEPGLWLCAWLASSAGCPVEVFDWPLPASELALAIDNIGPRALLLYSSQALDSQQLRRDLPRLLAASPIPLLLAGPAVAIHHDDLLALNGLHLSADPLAALAQLQTLDLLGGHHHE, encoded by the coding sequence ATGAACGACCCGCTCGACGACTACCAGACCGCCCTCGCCCAGGGCTATCTGCCGATCCGCGAGGTGGCGCGCAGTACCGGGGTCAACCCGGTGACCCTGCGCGCCTGGGAGCGCCGCTACGGTCTGGTGGTGCCGCACCGCACGCCCAAGGGCCACCGCCTGTACTCGCGCGAACATGTGGCGCGCATCCAGGCGATCCTCACCTGGCTTAACCGCGGCGTCGCCGTCAGCCAGGTCAAGGAACTGCTCGACAGCCGCACCCCGCCCAGCCCGCCGAGTGGCAACGACTGGGATGAACTGCAGCAGGACCTGCTGCGCGCCATCGCGCGCCAGGCCGAACGCCAGCTCGACGACGGTTTCAACCGCGCACTGGCGGTCTACCCACCGCACACCCTGTGTGCGCAACTGCTGCTGCCGATGCTCGGCGAGCTGGACCGGCGCTGGCAGGGCAGCCAGATCGGCAATCAGCTGGAGCGGGTGTTCTTCTACAGCTGGCTGCGCAGCAAGCTGGGCACTCGCCTTTACCACAGCAACCGCCAGCAGCAGGCCGCCCCGCTGCTGCTGGTGAATGCCTCGGCGCAACCGCTGGAGCCCGGTCTGTGGTTGTGCGCCTGGCTGGCCAGCAGCGCCGGCTGCCCGGTGGAGGTGTTCGATTGGCCCCTGCCGGCTAGCGAGCTGGCACTGGCCATCGACAACATTGGCCCGCGCGCACTGCTGCTGTATTCCAGCCAGGCCCTCGACAGCCAGCAACTGCGCCGCGACCTGCCGCGCCTGCTCGCGGCCTCGCCCATTCCGCTGCTGCTGGCTGGCCCGGCCGTGGCGATCCACCACGACGACCTGCTCGCCCTGAACGGCCTGCACCTGTCCGCCGACCCCCTCGCCGCCCTCGCCCAGTTGCAGACGCTCGACCTGCTCGGCGGCCACCACCATGAGTGA